In the Abditibacteriota bacterium genome, one interval contains:
- the fabF gene encoding beta-ketoacyl-ACP synthase II, with amino-acid sequence MSEKRVVVTGIGLLTPLGLDLETFWSNLVSCKNGIGRITHFDASEHRCRIAAQINDFDPEQYIPGKIAKKTDRYAQFAVSAAQMALRDSGYEINDDNAARIGVLIGSGIGGVETWERQTEVLVSKGPLRVSPFFVPMLISNMASGLTAILTGAKGPNMAVVTACATACHSIGESYHMIKRGDADLMLCGGAEAAIRPLSCAGFSSMKAFSFRNDDPEHASRPFDRDRDGFVMGEGSGVLLLEDYDHAVKRDARIYAELIGYGCSADASDMVAINKDGARRSMQNAMRSAGIGPDQIDYINAHGTSTPLGDAEESMAIEMALGDAAKKVCISSTKSMTGHLLGAAGAVESIACIKTLQTGVIHPTRNLDNVDERCHLDYVPKTAREKDVKIAMKNSFGFGGQNATLIWKKI; translated from the coding sequence ATGTCTGAAAAAAGAGTAGTAGTGACCGGCATCGGCCTGCTCACTCCTTTAGGACTTGACCTTGAGACCTTTTGGTCCAATCTTGTAAGCTGTAAAAACGGTATCGGCAGGATCACTCATTTTGATGCTTCGGAGCATCGCTGCCGTATCGCCGCTCAGATCAATGACTTTGATCCCGAGCAGTATATTCCCGGGAAAATAGCCAAGAAAACAGACAGATACGCCCAGTTTGCCGTGTCGGCCGCTCAGATGGCCCTCAGGGACTCGGGGTATGAAATAAATGATGACAACGCAGCGCGTATAGGCGTGCTGATAGGCTCCGGCATAGGAGGAGTGGAGACCTGGGAGCGGCAGACAGAGGTGCTGGTCAGCAAGGGCCCTCTGAGAGTCAGTCCCTTCTTCGTCCCCATGCTGATCTCCAATATGGCTTCGGGCCTGACGGCGATCCTCACCGGCGCCAAGGGGCCGAATATGGCTGTAGTCACGGCCTGCGCCACAGCCTGTCATTCCATAGGCGAAAGCTATCACATGATAAAAAGAGGCGACGCAGACCTCATGCTGTGCGGCGGCGCCGAAGCGGCGATCAGGCCTCTCTCCTGCGCAGGCTTCAGCTCCATGAAGGCCTTTTCCTTCCGCAACGACGATCCCGAGCATGCTTCGAGACCCTTTGACAGAGACAGAGACGGCTTTGTCATGGGCGAAGGCTCGGGAGTGCTGCTGCTGGAGGACTACGACCACGCAGTAAAAAGAGACGCCAGGATATACGCCGAGCTCATCGGCTACGGCTGCAGCGCCGACGCTTCGGACATGGTGGCCATCAACAAGGACGGCGCCCGGCGCAGCATGCAGAACGCCATGCGCAGCGCGGGCATCGGCCCGGACCAAATAGACTACATCAACGCCCACGGCACTTCCACCCCTCTGGGGGATGCCGAGGAGTCCATGGCCATAGAGATGGCCCTGGGAGACGCCGCAAAGAAGGTGTGCATATCCTCCACCAAATCCATGACCGGGCACCTGCTGGGAGCGGCGGGAGCCGTGGAAAGCATCGCCTGCATCAAGACTCTGCAGACGGGCGTCATCCATCCCACCAGGAATCTGGACAACGTTGACGAACGGTGCCATCTGGATTACGTGCCAAAGACTGCCAGAGAAAAGGACGTGAAGATCGCCATGAAAAACTCCTTTGGCTTCGGCGGTCAGAACGCCACGCTTATCTGGAAAAAGATATGA
- a CDS encoding lysophospholipid acyltransferase family protein, whose amino-acid sequence MSKSGLSKKIITRAGDLLFLGLYRSILRSSPESMMKRAGTLARLYYLLDRRRIRTARRNLALAFGDSLDSRERESIIRESIENFLYEAQMFFWVGEKGSGAIDVEVRGEEYLKEAAARGRGVIVLTAHFGNWEFLGRTINDIGCKLTVIARNSDGAEISSVTARIRRSGGYKVLDRNAPLTETIRVLRRGEVLGILPDQHFYGGINSMFFGAPALTSVGTAAFSLKTGAPIVPGFCIRTGPDTYAVEFYPPLEFAPTGDEDADRQQYTQMVNDAIEAEIRRYPAGWLWIHDRWKQD is encoded by the coding sequence ATGAGCAAATCGGGACTTAGCAAAAAGATCATCACCCGCGCAGGCGACCTCCTTTTTCTCGGGCTGTATCGCAGCATCCTGCGCTCCTCCCCGGAGAGTATGATGAAGAGGGCCGGGACTCTTGCCCGGCTGTATTACCTGCTGGACAGGCGCCGGATAAGGACTGCCCGGCGCAATCTGGCCCTGGCCTTCGGCGACAGCCTTGACAGCCGGGAAAGGGAAAGCATCATCCGGGAGAGCATCGAAAACTTCTTGTACGAAGCCCAGATGTTTTTCTGGGTGGGCGAAAAGGGCTCCGGCGCCATAGACGTGGAGGTCAGAGGTGAAGAGTACCTGAAGGAGGCTGCTGCCCGGGGACGGGGAGTCATAGTCCTTACGGCTCATTTCGGCAATTGGGAGTTTTTGGGCCGCACCATCAACGATATCGGCTGCAAGCTCACCGTGATCGCCCGCAACAGCGACGGAGCCGAGATCAGCAGTGTGACGGCCCGCATACGCCGCTCCGGGGGCTACAAGGTGCTGGACAGAAACGCGCCCCTGACGGAAACCATCAGAGTGCTGCGCCGGGGCGAGGTGCTGGGTATATTGCCGGATCAGCATTTTTACGGCGGCATCAACAGCATGTTTTTCGGCGCTCCCGCCCTCACCAGTGTGGGGACTGCAGCCTTTAGCCTGAAAACGGGAGCCCCCATAGTGCCCGGGTTTTGCATCCGGACAGGCCCGGACACATACGCCGTAGAATTCTATCCCCCTCTGGAGTTTGCGCCCACCGGAGACGAAGACGCGGACAGACAACAATATACTCAGATGGTCAACGACGCCATTGAGGCCGAAATAAGGCGGTATCCTGCCGGCTGGCTGTGGATACATGACCGCTGGAAGCAGGATTGA